The Acanthopagrus latus isolate v.2019 chromosome 13, fAcaLat1.1, whole genome shotgun sequence genome contains a region encoding:
- the dpf2 gene encoding zinc finger protein ubi-d4 isoform X5 encodes MAAVVENVVKLLGEQYYRDAMEQCHNYNARLCAERSVRMPFIDSQTGVAQSNCYIWMEKRHRGPGMAPGQLYTYPSRRWRKKRRCHPPEDPRLIFPPVKSEADIGLKKDALLSADGSSLEALLKGDSLDKRMPAEIRGSEDDSNQSDYTGSINPAARIRKRILEPDDYLDDLDDEDYEEDTPKRRGKGKGKGRGVGSTRKKLDTAALEDRDKPYACDICGKRYKNRPGLSYHYAHSHLAEEEGEEKEEIEIPEPALPVPDETKTPKKGPDGLALPNNYCDFCLGDSKTNHKTGQSEELVSCSDCGRSGHPSCLQFTPVMMAAVKTYRWQCIECKCCNMCGTSENDDQLLFCDDCDRGYHMYCLNPPMSEPPEGSWSCHLCLDLLKDKASIYQNQNAPPS; translated from the exons ATGGCAGCTGTTGTTGAGAATGTTGTCAAACT GCTGGGAGAGCAGTACTACAGGGATGCCATGGAGCAGTGTCACAACTACAATGCCAGGCTGTGTGCCGAGAGGAGCGTTCGTATGCCGTTCATCGACTCTCAGACGGGTGTAGCTCAGAGCAACTGCTACATTTGGATGGAGAAGAGACACAGGGGACCAG GCATGGCTCCAGGGCAGCTCTACACCTACCCGtccaggaggtggaggaagaaacGGCGATGTCATCCCCCAGAGGATCCTCGTCTTATCTTCCCGCCTGTCAAGTCAG AGGCAGATATAGGACTGAAGAAAGATGCTCTGCTGTCAGCGGATGGCAGCAGCCTGGAGGCCTTGCTGAAGGGCGACTCGCTGGATAAGCGGATGCCAGCAGAGATCCGAGGGTCCGAGGACGATTCGAACCAGAGCGACTACACCGGAAGCATCAACCCCGCTGCTCGGATCAGAAAG AGAATCCTTGAGCCAGATGACTACCTGGATGACCTGGATGATGAAGACTACGAGGAAGATACACCTAAAAGAAGAGGCAAAGGGAAGGGGAAG GGTCGAGGAGTGGGCAGCACCCGGAAGAAGCTGGATACAGCTGCACTGGAGGACAGAGACAAGCCGTACGCCTGTGACA TCTGTGGGAAGCGCTACAAGAACCGTCCCGGCCTGAGCTATCACTACGCCCACTCCCACCTGGCcgaggaggagggtgaggagaaggaagaaataGAGATTCCTGAGCCTGCCCTGCCAGTGCCCGACGAGACGAAAA CTCCAAAGAAAGGCCCAGATGGTCTTGCGTTGCCTAATAATTACTGTGACTTCTGCCTGGGAGACTCCAAAACCAATCATAAGACGGGCCAGTCAGAAGAGCTGGTGTCCTGCTCCGACTGCGGACGCTCGG GCCACCCCTCCTGCCTCCAGTTCACCCCTGTAATGATGGCCGCCGTGAAGACGTACCGCTGGCAGTGCATAGAGTGCAAGTGCTGCAACATGTGCGGCACTTCAGAGAATGAT GATCAGCTTCTGTTCTGCGATGACTGCGACAGAGGCTACCACATGTATTGTCTCAACCCACCCATGTCTGAACCACCAGAGG GGAGCTGGAGCTGTCATCTATGTCTGGACCTGTTGAAAGACAAGGCATCCATATACCAGAACCAGAACGCCCCACCGTCGTGA
- the dpf2 gene encoding zinc finger protein ubi-d4 isoform X4 has protein sequence MEQCHNYNARLCAERSVRMPFIDSQTGVAQSNCYIWMEKRHRGPGMAPGQLYTYPSRRWRKKRRCHPPEDPRLIFPPVKSGTSTSSGLTEADIGLKKDALLSADGSSLEALLKGDSLDKRMPAEIRGSEDDSNQSDYTGSINPAARIRKRILEPDDYLDDLDDEDYEEDTPKRRGKGKGKGRGVGSTRKKLDTAALEDRDKPYACDNTIKQKHISKPSERVCGKRYKNRPGLSYHYAHSHLAEEEGEEKEEIEIPEPALPVPDETKTPKKGPDGLALPNNYCDFCLGDSKTNHKTGQSEELVSCSDCGRSGHPSCLQFTPVMMAAVKTYRWQCIECKCCNMCGTSENDDQLLFCDDCDRGYHMYCLNPPMSEPPEGSWSCHLCLDLLKDKASIYQNQNAPPS, from the exons ATGGAGCAGTGTCACAACTACAATGCCAGGCTGTGTGCCGAGAGGAGCGTTCGTATGCCGTTCATCGACTCTCAGACGGGTGTAGCTCAGAGCAACTGCTACATTTGGATGGAGAAGAGACACAGGGGACCAG GCATGGCTCCAGGGCAGCTCTACACCTACCCGtccaggaggtggaggaagaaacGGCGATGTCATCCCCCAGAGGATCCTCGTCTTATCTTCCCGCCTGTCAAGTCAGGTACCAGCACATCATCTGGATTAACAG AGGCAGATATAGGACTGAAGAAAGATGCTCTGCTGTCAGCGGATGGCAGCAGCCTGGAGGCCTTGCTGAAGGGCGACTCGCTGGATAAGCGGATGCCAGCAGAGATCCGAGGGTCCGAGGACGATTCGAACCAGAGCGACTACACCGGAAGCATCAACCCCGCTGCTCGGATCAGAAAG AGAATCCTTGAGCCAGATGACTACCTGGATGACCTGGATGATGAAGACTACGAGGAAGATACACCTAAAAGAAGAGGCAAAGGGAAGGGGAAG GGTCGAGGAGTGGGCAGCACCCGGAAGAAGCTGGATACAGCTGCACTGGAGGACAGAGACAAGCCGTACGCCTGTGACA ACACTATCAAACAAAAGCATATTTCAAAACCTTCTGAACGAG TCTGTGGGAAGCGCTACAAGAACCGTCCCGGCCTGAGCTATCACTACGCCCACTCCCACCTGGCcgaggaggagggtgaggagaaggaagaaataGAGATTCCTGAGCCTGCCCTGCCAGTGCCCGACGAGACGAAAA CTCCAAAGAAAGGCCCAGATGGTCTTGCGTTGCCTAATAATTACTGTGACTTCTGCCTGGGAGACTCCAAAACCAATCATAAGACGGGCCAGTCAGAAGAGCTGGTGTCCTGCTCCGACTGCGGACGCTCGG GCCACCCCTCCTGCCTCCAGTTCACCCCTGTAATGATGGCCGCCGTGAAGACGTACCGCTGGCAGTGCATAGAGTGCAAGTGCTGCAACATGTGCGGCACTTCAGAGAATGAT GATCAGCTTCTGTTCTGCGATGACTGCGACAGAGGCTACCACATGTATTGTCTCAACCCACCCATGTCTGAACCACCAGAGG GGAGCTGGAGCTGTCATCTATGTCTGGACCTGTTGAAAGACAAGGCATCCATATACCAGAACCAGAACGCCCCACCGTCGTGA
- the dpf2 gene encoding zinc finger protein ubi-d4 isoform X1, with amino-acid sequence MAAVVENVVKLLGEQYYRDAMEQCHNYNARLCAERSVRMPFIDSQTGVAQSNCYIWMEKRHRGPGMAPGQLYTYPSRRWRKKRRCHPPEDPRLIFPPVKSGTSTSSGLTEADIGLKKDALLSADGSSLEALLKGDSLDKRMPAEIRGSEDDSNQSDYTGSINPAARIRKRILEPDDYLDDLDDEDYEEDTPKRRGKGKGKGRGVGSTRKKLDTAALEDRDKPYACDNTIKQKHISKPSERVCGKRYKNRPGLSYHYAHSHLAEEEGEEKEEIEIPEPALPVPDETKTPKKGPDGLALPNNYCDFCLGDSKTNHKTGQSEELVSCSDCGRSGHPSCLQFTPVMMAAVKTYRWQCIECKCCNMCGTSENDDQLLFCDDCDRGYHMYCLNPPMSEPPEGSWSCHLCLDLLKDKASIYQNQNAPPS; translated from the exons ATGGCAGCTGTTGTTGAGAATGTTGTCAAACT GCTGGGAGAGCAGTACTACAGGGATGCCATGGAGCAGTGTCACAACTACAATGCCAGGCTGTGTGCCGAGAGGAGCGTTCGTATGCCGTTCATCGACTCTCAGACGGGTGTAGCTCAGAGCAACTGCTACATTTGGATGGAGAAGAGACACAGGGGACCAG GCATGGCTCCAGGGCAGCTCTACACCTACCCGtccaggaggtggaggaagaaacGGCGATGTCATCCCCCAGAGGATCCTCGTCTTATCTTCCCGCCTGTCAAGTCAGGTACCAGCACATCATCTGGATTAACAG AGGCAGATATAGGACTGAAGAAAGATGCTCTGCTGTCAGCGGATGGCAGCAGCCTGGAGGCCTTGCTGAAGGGCGACTCGCTGGATAAGCGGATGCCAGCAGAGATCCGAGGGTCCGAGGACGATTCGAACCAGAGCGACTACACCGGAAGCATCAACCCCGCTGCTCGGATCAGAAAG AGAATCCTTGAGCCAGATGACTACCTGGATGACCTGGATGATGAAGACTACGAGGAAGATACACCTAAAAGAAGAGGCAAAGGGAAGGGGAAG GGTCGAGGAGTGGGCAGCACCCGGAAGAAGCTGGATACAGCTGCACTGGAGGACAGAGACAAGCCGTACGCCTGTGACA ACACTATCAAACAAAAGCATATTTCAAAACCTTCTGAACGAG TCTGTGGGAAGCGCTACAAGAACCGTCCCGGCCTGAGCTATCACTACGCCCACTCCCACCTGGCcgaggaggagggtgaggagaaggaagaaataGAGATTCCTGAGCCTGCCCTGCCAGTGCCCGACGAGACGAAAA CTCCAAAGAAAGGCCCAGATGGTCTTGCGTTGCCTAATAATTACTGTGACTTCTGCCTGGGAGACTCCAAAACCAATCATAAGACGGGCCAGTCAGAAGAGCTGGTGTCCTGCTCCGACTGCGGACGCTCGG GCCACCCCTCCTGCCTCCAGTTCACCCCTGTAATGATGGCCGCCGTGAAGACGTACCGCTGGCAGTGCATAGAGTGCAAGTGCTGCAACATGTGCGGCACTTCAGAGAATGAT GATCAGCTTCTGTTCTGCGATGACTGCGACAGAGGCTACCACATGTATTGTCTCAACCCACCCATGTCTGAACCACCAGAGG GGAGCTGGAGCTGTCATCTATGTCTGGACCTGTTGAAAGACAAGGCATCCATATACCAGAACCAGAACGCCCCACCGTCGTGA
- the dpf2 gene encoding zinc finger protein ubi-d4 isoform X2 yields the protein MAAVVENVVKLLGEQYYRDAMEQCHNYNARLCAERSVRMPFIDSQTGVAQSNCYIWMEKRHRGPGMAPGQLYTYPSRRWRKKRRCHPPEDPRLIFPPVKSEADIGLKKDALLSADGSSLEALLKGDSLDKRMPAEIRGSEDDSNQSDYTGSINPAARIRKRILEPDDYLDDLDDEDYEEDTPKRRGKGKGKGRGVGSTRKKLDTAALEDRDKPYACDNTIKQKHISKPSERVCGKRYKNRPGLSYHYAHSHLAEEEGEEKEEIEIPEPALPVPDETKTPKKGPDGLALPNNYCDFCLGDSKTNHKTGQSEELVSCSDCGRSGHPSCLQFTPVMMAAVKTYRWQCIECKCCNMCGTSENDDQLLFCDDCDRGYHMYCLNPPMSEPPEGSWSCHLCLDLLKDKASIYQNQNAPPS from the exons ATGGCAGCTGTTGTTGAGAATGTTGTCAAACT GCTGGGAGAGCAGTACTACAGGGATGCCATGGAGCAGTGTCACAACTACAATGCCAGGCTGTGTGCCGAGAGGAGCGTTCGTATGCCGTTCATCGACTCTCAGACGGGTGTAGCTCAGAGCAACTGCTACATTTGGATGGAGAAGAGACACAGGGGACCAG GCATGGCTCCAGGGCAGCTCTACACCTACCCGtccaggaggtggaggaagaaacGGCGATGTCATCCCCCAGAGGATCCTCGTCTTATCTTCCCGCCTGTCAAGTCAG AGGCAGATATAGGACTGAAGAAAGATGCTCTGCTGTCAGCGGATGGCAGCAGCCTGGAGGCCTTGCTGAAGGGCGACTCGCTGGATAAGCGGATGCCAGCAGAGATCCGAGGGTCCGAGGACGATTCGAACCAGAGCGACTACACCGGAAGCATCAACCCCGCTGCTCGGATCAGAAAG AGAATCCTTGAGCCAGATGACTACCTGGATGACCTGGATGATGAAGACTACGAGGAAGATACACCTAAAAGAAGAGGCAAAGGGAAGGGGAAG GGTCGAGGAGTGGGCAGCACCCGGAAGAAGCTGGATACAGCTGCACTGGAGGACAGAGACAAGCCGTACGCCTGTGACA ACACTATCAAACAAAAGCATATTTCAAAACCTTCTGAACGAG TCTGTGGGAAGCGCTACAAGAACCGTCCCGGCCTGAGCTATCACTACGCCCACTCCCACCTGGCcgaggaggagggtgaggagaaggaagaaataGAGATTCCTGAGCCTGCCCTGCCAGTGCCCGACGAGACGAAAA CTCCAAAGAAAGGCCCAGATGGTCTTGCGTTGCCTAATAATTACTGTGACTTCTGCCTGGGAGACTCCAAAACCAATCATAAGACGGGCCAGTCAGAAGAGCTGGTGTCCTGCTCCGACTGCGGACGCTCGG GCCACCCCTCCTGCCTCCAGTTCACCCCTGTAATGATGGCCGCCGTGAAGACGTACCGCTGGCAGTGCATAGAGTGCAAGTGCTGCAACATGTGCGGCACTTCAGAGAATGAT GATCAGCTTCTGTTCTGCGATGACTGCGACAGAGGCTACCACATGTATTGTCTCAACCCACCCATGTCTGAACCACCAGAGG GGAGCTGGAGCTGTCATCTATGTCTGGACCTGTTGAAAGACAAGGCATCCATATACCAGAACCAGAACGCCCCACCGTCGTGA
- the dpf2 gene encoding zinc finger protein ubi-d4 isoform X3, with protein MAAVVENVVKLLGEQYYRDAMEQCHNYNARLCAERSVRMPFIDSQTGVAQSNCYIWMEKRHRGPGMAPGQLYTYPSRRWRKKRRCHPPEDPRLIFPPVKSGTSTSSGLTEADIGLKKDALLSADGSSLEALLKGDSLDKRMPAEIRGSEDDSNQSDYTGSINPAARIRKRILEPDDYLDDLDDEDYEEDTPKRRGKGKGKGRGVGSTRKKLDTAALEDRDKPYACDICGKRYKNRPGLSYHYAHSHLAEEEGEEKEEIEIPEPALPVPDETKTPKKGPDGLALPNNYCDFCLGDSKTNHKTGQSEELVSCSDCGRSGHPSCLQFTPVMMAAVKTYRWQCIECKCCNMCGTSENDDQLLFCDDCDRGYHMYCLNPPMSEPPEGSWSCHLCLDLLKDKASIYQNQNAPPS; from the exons ATGGCAGCTGTTGTTGAGAATGTTGTCAAACT GCTGGGAGAGCAGTACTACAGGGATGCCATGGAGCAGTGTCACAACTACAATGCCAGGCTGTGTGCCGAGAGGAGCGTTCGTATGCCGTTCATCGACTCTCAGACGGGTGTAGCTCAGAGCAACTGCTACATTTGGATGGAGAAGAGACACAGGGGACCAG GCATGGCTCCAGGGCAGCTCTACACCTACCCGtccaggaggtggaggaagaaacGGCGATGTCATCCCCCAGAGGATCCTCGTCTTATCTTCCCGCCTGTCAAGTCAGGTACCAGCACATCATCTGGATTAACAG AGGCAGATATAGGACTGAAGAAAGATGCTCTGCTGTCAGCGGATGGCAGCAGCCTGGAGGCCTTGCTGAAGGGCGACTCGCTGGATAAGCGGATGCCAGCAGAGATCCGAGGGTCCGAGGACGATTCGAACCAGAGCGACTACACCGGAAGCATCAACCCCGCTGCTCGGATCAGAAAG AGAATCCTTGAGCCAGATGACTACCTGGATGACCTGGATGATGAAGACTACGAGGAAGATACACCTAAAAGAAGAGGCAAAGGGAAGGGGAAG GGTCGAGGAGTGGGCAGCACCCGGAAGAAGCTGGATACAGCTGCACTGGAGGACAGAGACAAGCCGTACGCCTGTGACA TCTGTGGGAAGCGCTACAAGAACCGTCCCGGCCTGAGCTATCACTACGCCCACTCCCACCTGGCcgaggaggagggtgaggagaaggaagaaataGAGATTCCTGAGCCTGCCCTGCCAGTGCCCGACGAGACGAAAA CTCCAAAGAAAGGCCCAGATGGTCTTGCGTTGCCTAATAATTACTGTGACTTCTGCCTGGGAGACTCCAAAACCAATCATAAGACGGGCCAGTCAGAAGAGCTGGTGTCCTGCTCCGACTGCGGACGCTCGG GCCACCCCTCCTGCCTCCAGTTCACCCCTGTAATGATGGCCGCCGTGAAGACGTACCGCTGGCAGTGCATAGAGTGCAAGTGCTGCAACATGTGCGGCACTTCAGAGAATGAT GATCAGCTTCTGTTCTGCGATGACTGCGACAGAGGCTACCACATGTATTGTCTCAACCCACCCATGTCTGAACCACCAGAGG GGAGCTGGAGCTGTCATCTATGTCTGGACCTGTTGAAAGACAAGGCATCCATATACCAGAACCAGAACGCCCCACCGTCGTGA